A genomic segment from Pseudomonas sp. M30-35 encodes:
- a CDS encoding TraR/DksA family transcriptional regulator, translated as MTEFDPSAVLNALLNEYSARAATIRTALSDSHSPDFAEQATQRQNDEVLEALLAEAEEGRHAVGLAKLRLAEGTYGQCLKCAEPIESARLQVLPATAYCLACAEQSAIGS; from the coding sequence ATGACAGAGTTCGATCCATCTGCGGTGTTAAATGCATTACTTAACGAGTACAGCGCCCGTGCAGCGACTATTCGTACGGCCCTGTCTGACAGCCACTCGCCAGACTTCGCCGAACAAGCGACGCAAAGACAGAATGATGAAGTTCTGGAGGCGCTGTTAGCCGAGGCTGAGGAAGGCAGGCATGCGGTTGGCCTGGCCAAGTTGCGTTTAGCTGAAGGCACTTATGGCCAATGCTTGAAGTGCGCCGAACCCATTGAGTCCGCTCGACTGCAAGTATTGCCTGCCACAGCCTATTGTTTGGCATGCGCCGAGCAAAGCGCTATAGGTAGTTGA
- a CDS encoding DUF4105 domain-containing protein, with protein MKRILTVLVASCCAAVQAAPNIPEAQLQALSVQPFWISLGHYETGKLGGWRSYVDDDDFFIASNGDSDPAAELSATVKALYAPAKLADEHAQCKFPARTRWLSEQLSLNDLPKPVCQKYSEWMTEVSPNSTVLVFPAAYLNSPSSMFGHTLLRIDQADVDSNNTALLSYALNFGAFIEGMDNSMLYAWKGLMGGYPGFFAVVPYREKLAEYRSLENRDLWEYRLNLTPQETRRMMEHVWELKDIEFDYFFFDENCSYRLLELLEIARPGIELTDDFPITAIPTDTVRAVEDAGLIERIDYRPSRERELLGRAKQLTNDEQQWVLRLAADQSTLADPEFQQLPTERRALIQDGAFRLLRYRTTSGERDSTTAARSFDLLKSINQNPPPLLDLERPDLPEAGHESRTWQLGAGSRGDDAFAEYGLRMAYHDLNDNLYGFPIGAQIEIAQLKLRQYENNHWQLQQLDLAKIRSLTPRNELLQPWSWQVSGGAERVSGKDDDESLATYLTGGGGGTWQLTDNTIGFALATARIENNRDFAAFVAPAAGFNSGLLWRNPLGNLLLEGKADYFHNGEVRRSINLTQQWEISRDLGLRFSATRDFSHMSTPENTLMLELKWYNY; from the coding sequence TTGAAACGGATTTTGACAGTCCTGGTGGCTTCTTGCTGCGCAGCAGTACAGGCCGCTCCGAACATTCCTGAAGCGCAGTTGCAAGCATTGTCTGTGCAACCCTTCTGGATATCGTTGGGCCATTATGAAACCGGTAAACTGGGCGGCTGGCGCAGTTACGTAGACGATGATGACTTCTTTATCGCCAGCAATGGTGACAGCGACCCAGCCGCGGAATTAAGCGCAACCGTCAAAGCATTGTACGCACCCGCAAAACTGGCCGATGAACATGCCCAGTGCAAATTTCCCGCACGCACCCGCTGGCTGAGCGAGCAGCTTTCACTGAATGACTTACCCAAACCGGTGTGCCAAAAGTACAGCGAGTGGATGACTGAAGTCTCGCCCAACAGCACCGTATTGGTATTCCCGGCCGCCTATCTCAACAGCCCGTCCTCGATGTTCGGTCACACATTGCTGCGTATCGATCAAGCTGACGTGGACAGCAATAACACCGCCCTGCTCAGTTATGCGCTAAATTTCGGTGCGTTTATTGAAGGCATGGACAACAGCATGCTCTATGCCTGGAAAGGCCTGATGGGCGGCTATCCCGGTTTTTTTGCAGTCGTGCCTTATCGGGAGAAGCTGGCGGAGTACCGCAGCCTGGAAAACCGCGACTTGTGGGAATACCGGCTGAACCTCACCCCGCAAGAAACCCGACGCATGATGGAACATGTCTGGGAGCTCAAGGATATTGAGTTCGACTACTTTTTCTTCGATGAAAACTGCTCATACCGCTTGCTTGAATTGCTGGAAATCGCGCGCCCCGGCATTGAGCTGACTGATGATTTTCCAATAACCGCTATTCCAACCGACACGGTGCGAGCAGTTGAAGATGCCGGGCTGATTGAACGCATTGACTATCGCCCATCCCGTGAACGCGAACTGCTGGGTCGCGCCAAGCAGCTAACAAATGACGAACAACAGTGGGTGCTGCGCTTGGCAGCCGATCAATCGACATTAGCTGATCCAGAATTCCAGCAGTTGCCCACCGAACGTCGAGCGCTGATTCAAGATGGCGCGTTCCGCCTGCTGCGCTACCGGACAACCAGCGGTGAGCGCGACTCGACCACGGCTGCTCGCAGCTTTGACTTACTCAAGTCGATTAATCAAAACCCGCCACCGCTGCTCGACCTTGAACGTCCCGACCTGCCCGAGGCGGGACATGAATCGCGCACGTGGCAGTTGGGCGCCGGCAGCCGTGGAGATGATGCCTTTGCGGAATACGGTTTACGCATGGCTTATCACGACCTCAACGACAATCTCTATGGCTTCCCGATAGGCGCACAGATTGAGATCGCCCAGCTGAAACTACGCCAGTACGAGAATAATCATTGGCAGTTGCAGCAACTCGATCTGGCAAAAATTCGCTCGCTGACGCCGCGCAATGAACTGCTGCAGCCATGGTCGTGGCAGGTTTCAGGCGGAGCTGAGCGCGTGTCAGGTAAAGATGACGATGAGTCTCTGGCTACATATTTGACTGGCGGTGGCGGTGGTACATGGCAACTGACTGACAACACCATCGGTTTTGCGTTGGCCACTGCACGGATTGAGAACAACCGCGACTTTGCCGCCTTTGTCGCTCCGGCAGCCGGTTTTAACAGCGGACTATTGTGGCGCAACCCGCTGGGCAATCTGTTGCTGGAAGGCAAGGCTGATTATTTCCATAACGGCGAGGTGCGTCGCAGCATCAACTTGACCCAACAATGGGAAATCTCACGCGACCTTGGCCTGCGCTTTAGTGCAACACGTGACTTCAGTCACATGAGTACCCCGGAAAACACTCTGATGTTAGAGCTCAAGTGGTACAACTATTGA
- a CDS encoding c-type cytochrome has translation MHKLLPIGSLLTLLLANYTSAAEVPEAAQSCVICHGAQGQGTTQGPKLAGLSSSYMNAQIEHFISGDRKNVIMTLMAQSLVDLNVRQQALDYYATQGTAPKLHKRGDVLNQSGAEKLYYQGDLHRSLPACYSCHGPSAVGGGLFPRLAGQQSSYLKDQLIAWQNKERSGDPDNTMGHIASKLKDSEIQALADYLSAIK, from the coding sequence ATGCACAAACTCTTACCTATCGGCTCGCTGTTGACACTGCTTCTGGCCAATTACACCAGTGCAGCTGAAGTACCTGAGGCCGCGCAAAGCTGTGTTATCTGCCATGGCGCGCAAGGGCAAGGCACAACACAAGGCCCCAAGCTCGCTGGGCTCTCCAGTAGTTACATGAACGCTCAGATAGAACACTTCATTTCGGGTGATCGGAAGAACGTGATCATGACGTTGATGGCGCAGAGCTTGGTTGACCTTAATGTTCGCCAACAAGCGTTGGACTACTACGCCACGCAAGGCACAGCACCGAAGCTGCATAAACGCGGTGATGTGCTCAATCAGTCAGGCGCTGAAAAGCTCTATTACCAAGGTGACCTGCATCGCTCACTGCCCGCCTGTTATAGCTGCCACGGCCCATCAGCAGTTGGCGGTGGCCTGTTTCCGCGTTTAGCCGGACAACAGAGCAGCTACCTCAAAGATCAGCTAATCGCCTGGCAAAATAAAGAGCGTAGCGGTGACCCAGACAACACCATGGGCCACATCGCCAGCAAGCTAAAAGACAGCGAAATTCAGGCCTTGGCCGATTACCTGTCAGCCATCAAGTAG
- a CDS encoding c-type cytochrome, whose product MPINKAWLFLLLTGSGVASAESFMADMQDEIPAQQKAANLGYFESRDLSKIPEGEFGDKVRKGYELFVNTQQLKGKYVGNQLNCTNCHLDAGSKAYAAPMWAAYLAYPAFRKKNNKVSNFAERIQGCFNFSMNGKAPAADSPELVAISAYSYWLLMGGLLDMFGMHDKAVPEISDAALQQGGNVDSLKLPGPLSDKVKLDGRGHMPGRAFAALEKPPHIPSPERGAKVYSEHCALCHGAEGQGTVMADVPVMPALWGPQSYNWGAGMHRVNTAATFIFENMPLGKAVQLTPQQAWDVAAYMNSRERPQDPRFTDNVETTAKQFHADDDGYYGKELDGSVLGSQAFPATTVE is encoded by the coding sequence ATGCCTATCAACAAAGCGTGGCTGTTCCTGTTACTGACTGGCAGCGGTGTTGCCAGCGCTGAAAGTTTTATGGCTGACATGCAGGACGAAATTCCAGCACAACAAAAAGCCGCAAATCTGGGTTATTTCGAATCACGCGACCTGAGCAAAATCCCCGAAGGCGAGTTTGGCGATAAAGTCCGCAAAGGCTACGAGCTGTTCGTCAACACCCAGCAGCTCAAAGGCAAATACGTCGGCAACCAACTCAACTGCACCAACTGCCACCTCGATGCAGGCAGCAAAGCGTATGCAGCCCCCATGTGGGCGGCGTATCTGGCGTACCCGGCATTCCGTAAGAAAAACAATAAAGTCAGCAACTTTGCTGAACGCATCCAGGGTTGCTTCAACTTCTCCATGAACGGCAAAGCCCCGGCAGCTGACTCACCAGAACTGGTCGCGATATCGGCTTACTCGTACTGGCTGCTGATGGGCGGATTGCTCGACATGTTCGGCATGCACGATAAAGCTGTGCCTGAGATAAGCGACGCAGCCTTGCAACAAGGCGGTAATGTCGACTCGCTCAAACTGCCCGGGCCGCTAAGCGACAAGGTCAAACTCGATGGACGAGGACATATGCCGGGCCGTGCTTTTGCTGCGCTCGAAAAACCTCCGCACATCCCGTCACCTGAACGTGGCGCCAAGGTATACAGCGAGCACTGTGCCTTGTGTCATGGCGCCGAAGGTCAAGGTACAGTGATGGCGGATGTCCCGGTAATGCCTGCATTATGGGGCCCACAATCGTATAACTGGGGCGCGGGCATGCACCGGGTTAACACCGCGGCGACGTTTATCTTCGAGAACATGCCGCTGGGTAAGGCTGTGCAACTTACGCCTCAGCAAGCGTGGGATGTAGCGGCTTATATGAACAGCCGCGAACGCCCGCAGGACCCGCGCTTTACTGACAATGTAGAGACCACTGCCAAACAATTTCACGCTGATGATGACGGCTATTACGGCAAGGAGCTTGATGGCAGCGTATTAGGCAGCCAAGCCTTCCCGGCCACCACGGTGGAATAG
- the hutC gene encoding histidine utilization repressor, with amino-acid sequence MASTTPRYRVIEEHLLERISSGAYPVHHQIPPEEQLARDFGVSRMTANKAIRDLVQKGYLIRQAGLGTFVTDRKAESSLHEVLNIATEVISRGHAYSNDVIRCEAIEADDEVALRLGVRLGTEVFHTILVHRESGVPIQLEDRFVNPRWVPDYLQTDFSQKTPNEVLVANCPISDVEHVVEALLVDDQTAQWLDISTATPCLSMVRRTWSDEHLVSYARLIHPGDRYKLRSRSSRRS; translated from the coding sequence GTGGCCAGCACGACCCCACGTTACCGTGTCATTGAAGAACACCTGCTAGAGCGTATTAGCAGCGGTGCATACCCGGTCCATCATCAAATTCCACCCGAAGAGCAATTAGCCCGCGACTTTGGCGTAAGCCGAATGACGGCCAATAAGGCTATTCGCGATTTGGTGCAAAAAGGTTATCTAATCCGTCAGGCTGGGCTCGGTACTTTTGTTACTGACCGCAAAGCCGAATCGTCGCTGCATGAAGTCTTGAATATTGCTACCGAAGTCATTAGCCGTGGCCATGCATACAGCAATGACGTGATTCGTTGCGAAGCGATTGAGGCAGACGATGAAGTGGCGCTGCGCCTAGGTGTGCGTCTTGGCACTGAGGTGTTCCATACGATTCTGGTGCACCGTGAAAGTGGCGTGCCGATTCAACTGGAAGATCGCTTTGTTAACCCGCGTTGGGTGCCGGATTATCTGCAAACCGACTTCTCGCAAAAGACGCCCAATGAGGTGTTGGTCGCCAACTGTCCGATTTCTGATGTCGAGCATGTTGTCGAAGCGTTATTAGTCGACGACCAAACGGCGCAGTGGCTGGATATCAGCACCGCTACGCCGTGCCTGAGCATGGTCCGTCGCACCTGGTCGGATGAACACTTGGTTAGCTACGCGCGGCTGATTCACCCCGGCGACCGCTACAAGCTGCGCTCACGTTCCAGTCGGCGTAGTTGA
- the hutH gene encoding histidine ammonia-lyase has translation MSVLTLVPGQLNLAQLRNFYQQAQHVALDSSADQGIENSVACVQGILNQGRTAYGINTGFGLLAQTRIATEDLENLQRSLVLSHAAGIGEPLDDAMVRLIMLLKVNSLSRGFSGIRRKVIDALLALINAEVYPHIPLKGSVGASGDLAPLAHMSLVLLGESQARYRGEWLPAKEALAIAGLEPLTLAAKEGLALLNGTQVSTAYALRGLFEAEDLYAAASVCGALSVEAMLGSRAPFDARIHDARGQRGQIDAAAVYRYLLESSSEVGRSHEACDKVQDPYSLRCQPQVMGACLTQLRQVAEVLAVEANAVSDNPLVFAAEGDVISGGNFHAEPVAMAADNLALAIAEIGALSERRISLMMDKHMSQLPPFLVANGGVNSGFMIAQVTAAALASENKALAHPHSVDSLPTSANQEDHVSMAPAAGKRLWEMAANSRGVLAVEWLGACQGLDFRAGMKSSEVLEQARKVLRDVVPYYVEDRFFAPDIAAADELLKQRVLSGLIPAKVLPSQG, from the coding sequence ATGTCTGTTTTAACCTTGGTGCCGGGCCAGTTAAACCTCGCCCAGTTGCGTAATTTTTATCAGCAAGCGCAGCATGTAGCGCTTGATAGCAGTGCTGATCAAGGCATTGAAAACAGTGTCGCCTGTGTCCAGGGCATTCTCAATCAAGGCCGCACCGCCTACGGAATTAATACTGGTTTTGGCTTGTTGGCGCAGACCCGTATTGCCACGGAAGATCTGGAAAACCTGCAGCGCTCGCTGGTGCTTTCGCATGCCGCCGGTATTGGTGAGCCATTGGATGACGCCATGGTGCGTTTGATCATGCTGCTTAAAGTCAACAGCCTGTCGCGTGGCTTTTCGGGTATCCGTCGCAAGGTTATTGATGCGTTGTTGGCGCTGATCAATGCCGAGGTTTATCCACATATTCCGCTCAAGGGCTCGGTGGGTGCATCGGGTGATCTCGCACCGCTGGCGCATATGTCTTTGGTGTTGCTTGGTGAAAGCCAAGCCCGTTATCGCGGCGAATGGCTGCCAGCAAAAGAGGCGCTGGCGATTGCCGGGTTGGAGCCGCTGACTCTAGCGGCAAAAGAAGGACTGGCGTTGCTCAATGGCACCCAGGTTTCCACCGCTTATGCGCTGCGCGGCCTGTTTGAGGCCGAGGACTTGTACGCTGCTGCCTCGGTCTGTGGCGCCTTGAGTGTTGAGGCCATGCTGGGTTCACGTGCACCATTTGATGCGCGAATCCACGATGCACGCGGCCAGCGAGGGCAGATTGATGCCGCTGCGGTGTATCGCTATCTGCTCGAGTCGAGCAGTGAAGTTGGCCGCTCCCATGAAGCTTGCGACAAGGTGCAGGACCCGTATTCGTTACGTTGTCAGCCGCAGGTCATGGGCGCTTGTCTGACGCAGCTGCGCCAGGTCGCAGAAGTGTTGGCGGTTGAGGCCAATGCGGTGTCGGATAATCCGCTGGTGTTTGCCGCTGAAGGTGACGTGATCTCGGGTGGCAACTTCCACGCTGAACCGGTGGCTATGGCGGCGGATAACCTGGCGCTGGCGATTGCTGAAATCGGCGCCTTGAGTGAGCGGCGTATCTCGTTGATGATGGATAAACATATGTCGCAGCTACCGCCATTTCTGGTAGCCAATGGCGGCGTCAACTCAGGCTTTATGATCGCTCAGGTGACCGCTGCGGCACTCGCCAGCGAGAACAAGGCATTGGCGCATCCGCACAGTGTCGACAGCTTGCCAACTTCGGCCAACCAGGAAGACCACGTATCAATGGCGCCAGCTGCTGGCAAGCGCTTGTGGGAGATGGCGGCCAATAGTCGTGGCGTGTTGGCGGTTGAATGGCTGGGTGCGTGTCAGGGCCTGGATTTCCGTGCGGGCATGAAAAGCTCTGAAGTGTTGGAGCAAGCGCGCAAGGTGTTGCGAGATGTGGTGCCTTACTACGTTGAGGATCGCTTTTTTGCCCCCGATATCGCCGCAGCTGACGAGTTGCTCAAGCAGCGCGTACTGTCTGGCTTGATCCCGGCAAAAGTGTTGCCGTCACAGGGTTAG
- the hutH gene encoding histidine ammonia-lyase encodes MNNPLPDVLLSEASVTWTDVVNVARFGARMELSAYRWMRVNEAREAVLAIANSSKPHYGINTGLGALCDVVFAPSELSKLSRHTLMSHACGVSSPLRSEQVRAIMCCAVVNYSHGYSGVSGAVVDGLLNLLNQGITPVVPGQGSVGYLSHMAHIGLALLGIGDVEYAGQIVTASQALASIDMQPVELGPKDGLCLVNGTPAMTGLACLTLADTYHLASCADVVAAMSFEALGCQFDAISLAAIQRKAHTGMQKTAANLHQLLAGSEVVAKSQGTHLQDALSLRAIPQVHGACRDQLEHAARQVSDELNSATDNPLVVKDGAEYRIISQANPHGESVAMACDLLTIAVCEWSSISERRAYRLVTPQANKLPPFLTKGSGVKSGMMIAQYSAASLVADNKRLALPAVTDNFLTSGLQEDHLSLGESAALKLDKAIENAFHVLAIEYLLAAQAFDFIEIRPFGQGTGCAWGLLRELVASYEEEHPLYQDIRHTYEVLRDVNTLFALRQALPNFDL; translated from the coding sequence ATGAACAACCCATTGCCTGATGTACTGCTCAGCGAAGCGTCCGTTACCTGGACCGATGTTGTTAACGTAGCGCGCTTCGGGGCGCGGATGGAGTTGTCTGCCTACCGCTGGATGCGGGTTAATGAAGCCCGTGAAGCGGTGTTGGCGATTGCCAACTCGAGCAAGCCGCATTACGGCATCAACACCGGCCTTGGTGCATTGTGTGATGTGGTGTTTGCCCCGAGCGAACTGAGCAAGCTATCGCGACATACGCTGATGAGTCATGCCTGCGGCGTGAGCTCACCGCTGCGTAGCGAGCAGGTGCGGGCGATCATGTGCTGCGCGGTGGTTAACTACAGCCACGGTTATTCCGGGGTGAGTGGCGCGGTGGTCGACGGCCTGCTGAATTTGCTCAACCAAGGCATTACGCCGGTGGTTCCGGGGCAAGGCTCAGTGGGTTACTTGTCACACATGGCGCATATTGGCCTGGCGCTGCTGGGCATCGGTGATGTCGAATATGCCGGGCAAATCGTCACGGCCAGTCAGGCGCTGGCCAGTATCGATATGCAGCCAGTCGAGTTAGGCCCCAAGGACGGTTTGTGCTTGGTCAACGGCACGCCAGCGATGACCGGCTTGGCCTGTTTGACCCTGGCTGACACTTATCATCTGGCGAGCTGCGCTGATGTGGTCGCGGCGATGAGTTTCGAGGCATTGGGCTGTCAGTTCGACGCGATCAGTCTAGCGGCCATTCAACGTAAAGCTCACACCGGTATGCAAAAGACTGCGGCCAACTTGCACCAGTTATTAGCCGGCAGTGAAGTCGTGGCCAAGAGTCAAGGCACGCACCTGCAAGACGCCTTGAGCCTGCGCGCAATTCCGCAAGTGCATGGCGCCTGCCGTGATCAGCTGGAGCATGCTGCGCGTCAAGTCAGCGATGAACTGAACTCTGCCACCGACAACCCGTTGGTGGTCAAGGACGGTGCAGAATACCGGATTATTTCGCAAGCCAATCCGCACGGTGAATCGGTGGCCATGGCCTGTGATTTGCTGACGATTGCGGTGTGCGAGTGGAGCAGTATTTCCGAGCGCAGGGCTTACCGTTTGGTGACCCCGCAGGCCAACAAACTACCGCCGTTCTTGACCAAGGGCAGCGGGGTTAAATCAGGGATGATGATTGCTCAATACAGCGCAGCTTCATTGGTTGCGGATAACAAGCGTCTGGCATTGCCAGCAGTCACTGATAACTTCCTGACGTCCGGGCTGCAAGAAGACCACCTGAGCTTGGGTGAAAGCGCGGCACTGAAGTTGGATAAAGCCATTGAAAATGCGTTTCACGTGTTGGCGATTGAGTACCTGTTGGCTGCTCAGGCTTTCGACTTTATTGAAATCCGGCCATTCGGCCAAGGCACCGGGTGCGCATGGGGTTTGCTGCGCGAGTTGGTGGCCAGTTATGAAGAAGAACATCCGTTGTATCAAGATATTCGTCACACCTATGAAGTGCTGCGCGACGTGAACACGCTGTTCGCCTTGCGTCAGGCTCTGCCGAATTTCGATCTTTGA
- a CDS encoding BCCT family transporter, which yields MHSNSQKSLNRSVFIPTFLVVVIAVAVGLFNNELLVRVAKDVFYFSLSDFAWLYQLLAISVLGLVAYIFFSKAGDIRLGGANAKPTFSVASNFAMALTGGIATGVVTYSVNEPIIYLGNIYGEIANQSFAPNSAEAAIFALARSFHNWSFIPYAMYSIVGLMIAYMHYNRKKDFSIASTLSPVIGAHSKRPLVRSLVDIVSVLAIALGLASSLGAGLALISSGIESQYGIQSSPMTWLVLSLVITAVFVTSALSGLKRGIQFLSSINAYIFYAFVVILLIVGPLSYIFSLSVTSIGYWLDNFFLWSFDTKESGGEALVTWWTMYDWSIWIAYAPLMGLFLARISYGRTLRQFLLINWILPSVFGMVWFAIWGASAIKWQLDGSLDLIKVITDHGAVAGLWGFLQHLPMSGLLVPLAIFTLIISFATAADSMTSTIASICTKNIRADEESPKSQKIIWGLSISAIAFIMVAYGGGAQGVDGIKYLAAAGGFTVLFLFILIAASAARVFVFKKETPDTEVFDSREQQGAVNEQPIA from the coding sequence ATGCACTCCAATAGTCAAAAAAGCCTGAATCGTAGTGTTTTTATCCCGACATTTCTGGTCGTTGTTATCGCGGTAGCGGTTGGCTTGTTCAACAACGAGTTGTTGGTCCGCGTGGCCAAGGACGTCTTCTATTTTTCGCTCTCCGATTTTGCTTGGCTGTATCAGTTGTTAGCGATTTCGGTGCTGGGCCTGGTGGCTTACATCTTCTTCTCCAAGGCTGGTGATATCCGCCTTGGTGGCGCCAATGCAAAACCGACATTTTCAGTTGCCTCCAACTTTGCGATGGCTCTGACTGGCGGGATTGCGACCGGCGTGGTGACTTACTCAGTCAATGAACCCATCATTTATCTGGGTAACATCTATGGTGAAATTGCTAATCAATCGTTTGCGCCAAACAGCGCAGAAGCTGCGATTTTTGCCTTGGCGCGTAGTTTCCATAACTGGAGTTTTATTCCGTATGCGATGTACTCGATTGTCGGCTTGATGATCGCCTACATGCATTACAACCGGAAAAAAGACTTCTCGATTGCCTCAACCTTGTCGCCCGTAATCGGTGCGCATAGTAAGCGGCCACTGGTTAGGTCGCTGGTCGATATTGTCTCGGTACTGGCGATCGCGCTGGGCCTGGCATCGTCGCTTGGGGCGGGGTTGGCGTTGATTAGCTCGGGGATTGAATCGCAGTACGGCATTCAATCAAGCCCGATGACATGGCTGGTGTTGTCGCTGGTAATTACAGCTGTGTTTGTCACCTCGGCGTTGTCGGGGCTCAAGCGCGGCATTCAGTTCTTGTCCTCAATCAACGCCTATATTTTCTACGCCTTCGTGGTGATTCTGCTGATCGTCGGGCCGCTGAGTTATATCTTCAGCCTGTCGGTGACTTCGATCGGTTACTGGTTGGATAACTTTTTCCTCTGGTCGTTTGACACTAAGGAGTCTGGCGGCGAGGCACTGGTGACGTGGTGGACCATGTATGACTGGTCGATCTGGATTGCCTACGCACCGTTGATGGGGCTGTTTTTAGCGCGAATCTCATACGGACGCACACTGCGTCAGTTTCTGCTGATCAACTGGATTCTGCCATCGGTGTTCGGCATGGTTTGGTTCGCAATCTGGGGTGCCTCGGCGATCAAGTGGCAGCTCGATGGCAGCCTCGATTTGATCAAGGTTATTACCGATCACGGCGCTGTAGCTGGCTTGTGGGGTTTCTTGCAGCACTTGCCGATGTCAGGTCTGTTGGTGCCACTGGCGATCTTCACCTTGATTATCTCCTTCGCCACGGCGGCGGACTCCATGACCTCGACCATCGCTTCAATCTGCACCAAGAACATTCGTGCAGATGAAGAATCGCCCAAGTCGCAGAAGATTATCTGGGGTCTTTCGATCAGTGCGATTGCCTTCATCATGGTCGCTTACGGTGGCGGTGCGCAGGGCGTCGATGGCATCAAGTATCTCGCGGCAGCTGGTGGTTTCACCGTGCTGTTTCTATTTATCCTTATCGCTGCTTCGGCCGCTCGAGTGTTCGTTTTCAAAAAGGAAACACCAGACACTGAAGTGTTCGACAGTCGTGAGCAGCAAGGTGCAGTAAATGAACAACCCATTGCCTGA